TGACCAAGGTTCGTAAGAGCATCATCAAGGCTATTCCAGTTAGCTTGCAGCATGCTATCGGTGGTGGTATCGGGGTTTTCGTAGCCTACCTTGGCTTCAAAAATTCAAACCTAATTACCTTCCTAACGTCATCTTCGGATATCATCACAGTTAATGGTGTTGCTCCTGCTGATGCGACAGCTGAAACCTTCTCAAACGGTGTCTTCTCCGTGTTTGCAGGTGGTGGCGTTGTTCCAGCCATCTCAACCTTTACAGATCCAAGCGTTCTCTTGACTGTTTTTGGTCTTCTCTTGACAGCTGTCTTGGTCATTAAAAATGTTCGCGGTGCGATTTTGATTGGTATCATTGCTACGACTCTTGCGGGGATTCCAGCTGGTGTGGTTGATATTTCTGCTATTGATTTTGCCAACAATAATATCGGTTCTGCTTTTGCTGAGCTTGGCACAACCTTCCTAGCAGCCTTTGATGGCATGGCTTCACTCTTTGCGGACTCTAGCCGTTTGCCACTAGTGTTGATGACCATTTTTGCCTTTAGCTTGTCAGATACTTTTGATACCTTGGGAACCTTCATCGGTACTGGCCGTAAGACAGGCATTTTCTCTGAGGAAGATGAGAAGGCGCTTGAAAATAGTACAGGCTTTAACTCTAAAATGGACCGTGCTCTCTTTGCAGATGCTATCGGTACGTCAATTGGTGCGATTTTTGGTACGTCAAATACGACAACTTACGTAGAGTCTGCGGCTGGTATTTCTGCAGGCGGACGTACTGGTTTGACAGCTGTGACAACTGCAGTTCTCTTCCTATTATCTATCCTCATTTTGCCATTCGTTGGTATCGTGCCAGCAGCGGCAACTTCACCAGCTTTGATTATCGTCGGTGTGATGATGGTATCCAGCTTCCTTGATGTGGATTGGCAAAACTTTGAAGATGCGCTTCCTGCTTTCTTCGCTGCCTTCTTCATGGCCCTTTGCTTCTCTATCTCTTACGGTATTGCGGCAGCCTTTATCTTCTATTGCTTGGTAAAAGTTTCGACTGGTAAGGCA
The sequence above is a segment of the Streptococcus suis genome. Coding sequences within it:
- a CDS encoding NCS2 family permease, whose translation is MDKFFKLKDHGTTVSTEIMAGLTTFFAMSYILFVNPSILSVAGMPSQAVFLATIIASAVSTLVMGLFANVPYALAPGMGLNAFFTYTVVIGLGFTWQEALAMVFLCGLFNVFITVTKVRKSIIKAIPVSLQHAIGGGIGVFVAYLGFKNSNLITFLTSSSDIITVNGVAPADATAETFSNGVFSVFAGGGVVPAISTFTDPSVLLTVFGLLLTAVLVIKNVRGAILIGIIATTLAGIPAGVVDISAIDFANNNIGSAFAELGTTFLAAFDGMASLFADSSRLPLVLMTIFAFSLSDTFDTLGTFIGTGRKTGIFSEEDEKALENSTGFNSKMDRALFADAIGTSIGAIFGTSNTTTYVESAAGISAGGRTGLTAVTTAVLFLLSILILPFVGIVPAAATSPALIIVGVMMVSSFLDVDWQNFEDALPAFFAAFFMALCFSISYGIAAAFIFYCLVKVSTGKANEIHPILWGSTALFILNFIILAII